Proteins co-encoded in one Terriglobales bacterium genomic window:
- a CDS encoding S41 family peptidase codes for MARSSRRSLLLIAVVILACGFLGAMFGQRVSTNANTGDSEISSSLRTFSQVYDLVEQNYAEPVSADKAIYNGAIPGMLRVLDPHSNFFDPKSYALLREEQRGKYYGVGMQVGPRNNKVIVIAPFAGTPAYRAGIHPGDVIVAVDGKPTDNMSTPEVAELLKGPKGTTVKITVMREGSAKPLDFTVVRDEIPRYSVDLHFLIRPGIGYMHISGFQETTDHEVQQALDEMGDLKGLILDLRQNPGGLLSEGVGVADKFLHKGAVIVSHHGRSSPEKVYRASHGNGGKDYPIVVLVNRGTASAAEIVAGAIQDHDRGLIVGENTFGKGLVQTVYPLSENTGLALTTAKYYTPSGRLIQRDYTGVSLYDYYYNRDAEKNGNHEVKMTDSGRPVYGGGGITPDVKIESPKSTPLQDRLLQHYAFFNFAKRYTLNHPVSKSFEVDETVMQDFRKYLDEEKVPYTEQELAEVHDWVKGNLRSEIFVDAFGQEEGLKVRAEADPQVVKALDLLPKAKELADNAKRVIAERNNARASAMNNPANQ; via the coding sequence ATGGCCCGTAGTTCTCGCCGCTCGCTTCTTCTCATTGCTGTTGTGATTCTGGCCTGTGGGTTCCTGGGCGCCATGTTCGGCCAGAGGGTCAGCACTAACGCCAACACGGGAGACTCCGAGATCAGTAGCAGCTTGCGGACCTTTTCGCAAGTCTACGATCTCGTCGAGCAGAACTACGCCGAGCCGGTGAGCGCCGACAAAGCCATTTACAACGGGGCTATCCCGGGAATGTTACGAGTGCTCGATCCGCACTCCAACTTCTTCGATCCCAAGTCCTATGCCCTGCTGCGAGAAGAGCAGCGCGGCAAATACTACGGCGTGGGAATGCAAGTTGGACCCCGGAATAACAAGGTCATTGTGATCGCCCCATTCGCGGGTACTCCCGCTTACCGCGCGGGAATTCACCCCGGTGACGTCATCGTGGCAGTAGATGGCAAGCCCACCGACAACATGAGCACGCCGGAAGTTGCTGAACTCCTAAAGGGGCCCAAAGGGACGACAGTCAAGATCACTGTCATGCGCGAAGGGTCGGCCAAACCGCTCGATTTCACGGTGGTGCGTGATGAAATTCCACGCTACAGCGTAGATCTGCATTTCCTGATTCGCCCGGGGATCGGCTACATGCACATTTCCGGTTTTCAGGAGACTACCGACCACGAAGTTCAGCAGGCATTGGACGAAATGGGCGATCTCAAGGGCTTGATCCTTGATCTACGCCAAAATCCCGGTGGACTGCTCAGCGAGGGCGTGGGGGTTGCAGATAAGTTCCTGCACAAGGGCGCGGTAATTGTGTCGCACCACGGCCGCTCGTCACCGGAGAAGGTCTATCGAGCAAGCCACGGCAACGGCGGTAAGGATTACCCCATCGTAGTGCTGGTGAATCGCGGAACTGCTTCTGCGGCAGAAATCGTTGCCGGCGCTATCCAGGACCATGATCGCGGTCTGATCGTGGGCGAGAACACCTTTGGCAAGGGACTGGTACAGACTGTGTATCCGCTTTCTGAAAATACCGGTTTGGCCCTCACTACTGCCAAGTACTACACGCCCAGCGGCCGCCTTATCCAGCGGGATTACACTGGCGTCTCCCTGTACGATTATTACTACAACCGCGATGCCGAGAAGAACGGCAATCATGAAGTGAAGATGACCGATAGCGGACGCCCGGTCTATGGCGGCGGTGGCATTACCCCAGACGTGAAGATTGAAAGTCCGAAAAGCACTCCGCTACAGGACCGCCTGCTCCAGCATTACGCATTCTTCAATTTCGCGAAACGCTATACCCTGAATCACCCGGTGTCCAAGTCCTTCGAAGTGGATGAGACGGTTATGCAGGACTTCCGCAAGTACCTGGATGAAGAAAAGGTTCCCTACACTGAACAGGAGCTTGCCGAAGTTCATGACTGGGTGAAGGGCAACCTTCGCTCGGAGATCTTCGTGGATGCTTTCGGCCAGGAAGAAGGATTGAAGGTTCGCGCCGAAGCTGACCCGCAGGTCGTGAAGGCGCTCGATCTGCTGCCCAAGGCCAAGGAACTCGCGGATAACGCCAAGCGCGTGATCGCCGAGCGCAACAATGCCCGCGCCTCCGCGATGAACAACCCGGCTAACCAATAA
- a CDS encoding DUF1697 domain-containing protein, which produces MSTWGRTAAFRWKLRAVYQSLKLRDCQTFVQSGNVIFRTEERDLVELAKRIENAIECKFGFHSDVILRTAAELRDVIARNPFAGQRDLEPRKFLVTFLAVDPGKEARSRLLAFKIEPDEVRAEARELYIYYANGLARPKLPWPAIEKVLKTSGTARNWNSVTKMLAIAEKLEASN; this is translated from the coding sequence GTGTCAACCTGGGGCCGCACCGCCGCATTCAGATGGAAGCTTCGCGCGGTATATCAGTCCCTCAAACTCCGCGATTGCCAGACCTTCGTGCAATCCGGCAATGTGATCTTCCGCACGGAAGAACGCGATCTGGTTGAGCTCGCCAAGCGCATCGAAAATGCTATTGAGTGTAAGTTTGGATTCCATTCCGACGTTATCCTGCGCACCGCGGCCGAACTTCGTGACGTGATTGCCAGAAACCCGTTTGCCGGGCAGCGCGACCTCGAACCGCGCAAATTTCTAGTCACCTTTCTGGCTGTTGATCCCGGCAAGGAAGCCCGCAGTAGGTTGCTTGCGTTCAAGATTGAGCCGGATGAAGTGCGCGCAGAAGCGCGTGAACTCTATATCTACTACGCCAATGGTTTGGCTCGTCCCAAACTCCCCTGGCCGGCCATTGAGAAGGTGCTGAAAACTTCAGGGACGGCGAGAAACTGGAATAGCGTTACGAAGATGCTGGCCATAGCAGAAAAGCTCGAAGCTTCGAACTAA
- a CDS encoding TatA/E family twin arginine-targeting protein translocase, which yields MNLGFPEMMFIFVLALIIFGPKKLPEIGRQIGKALAEFKKASNEFKWQLEAEMRNLEAEASQIKQDLPRIESPAGTIMNHFLGTTETASATPTTTEPPQSPPAGSNGHAAGMSESDHSPKPADA from the coding sequence ATGAACCTCGGCTTCCCGGAAATGATGTTCATTTTCGTGCTGGCCCTCATCATCTTCGGGCCCAAGAAGCTGCCGGAGATTGGCCGCCAGATCGGAAAGGCTTTGGCCGAATTCAAGAAAGCCAGTAATGAATTCAAATGGCAACTAGAAGCCGAGATGCGCAATCTGGAAGCCGAGGCCAGCCAGATCAAGCAGGATCTTCCCAGGATCGAATCTCCGGCCGGAACCATAATGAATCATTTCCTGGGCACTACTGAGACCGCCAGCGCAACCCCAACCACCACCGAGCCGCCACAAAGTCCTCCAGCCGGCTCCAATGGGCACGCTGCCGGTATGAGCGAATCCGATCACTCGCCTAAGCCCGCCGATGCCTAG
- the tatC gene encoding twin-arginine translocase subunit TatC: protein MPSSPPTLSEARQAIQEHMASMSFLEHLEELRRRIIWSLAYVAIGFFICWGYADRIYGYMQTPIMEALARHNLSQKLVYLNPTEPFNMYLKVGFIGGLFLASPFVLYQVWAFIAPGLYRHERRYVVPFMFFTVFLFLAGGYFGYKIVYPAALDFLIGYGRQFQPMITIGEYTDLFLTIMIGLGVIFEMPILVFFLSLMGVISAGWMWRNFRYSILIIFIIAAIVTPTTDILNMCIFAAPMVLLYAVSILIAWLVHPAHRKRKTKAEA, encoded by the coding sequence ATGCCTAGTTCCCCCCCGACGCTCTCCGAGGCGCGCCAGGCAATACAAGAGCACATGGCGAGCATGAGCTTCCTCGAGCACCTTGAGGAACTGCGGCGGCGCATTATCTGGTCTCTGGCTTATGTAGCTATCGGCTTTTTCATCTGTTGGGGTTATGCCGACAGAATTTACGGCTACATGCAGACGCCGATCATGGAGGCGCTTGCCCGGCACAATCTGTCCCAGAAGCTGGTGTATCTGAACCCGACCGAGCCCTTCAACATGTACCTGAAAGTGGGGTTTATCGGAGGGCTGTTTTTGGCTTCGCCGTTTGTGCTTTACCAAGTGTGGGCTTTCATAGCTCCTGGCCTTTATCGCCACGAGCGGCGTTATGTCGTGCCTTTCATGTTCTTCACTGTGTTTTTGTTCCTGGCGGGAGGCTATTTCGGCTACAAAATCGTTTACCCGGCGGCGCTGGACTTCCTGATCGGCTACGGACGGCAGTTCCAGCCCATGATCACCATCGGGGAGTACACCGACCTGTTTCTCACTATCATGATCGGCCTGGGCGTCATTTTCGAGATGCCCATACTGGTGTTTTTCTTGTCCCTGATGGGCGTCATCAGTGCCGGCTGGATGTGGCGCAACTTCCGTTATTCGATTCTGATCATCTTCATCATCGCCGCGATCGTTACCCCTACCACCGACATTCTGAACATGTGTATCTTCGCTGCGCCTATGGTATTGCTTTATGCGGTGAGCATCCTGATCGCCTGGCTCGTCCACCCCGCACATCGCAAGCGCAAGACCAAGGCGGAAGCGTGA
- a CDS encoding TerC family protein, which translates to MNQLIFWVLFNIFILLMLTLDLAVFNRRAHSVGFREALGWSAFWISLAAAFAVGVYFWRGPNTSLEFATGYLIEESLSVDNLFVFLLIFRYFRVPGQYQHKVLFWGIIGALVLRGIFILAGVALIRRFEWVIYIFGLFLIYTGIKLFRQQETEIHPEQNPVLKTFRRWIPVTKDYVNGEFFVRHRGLYATPLFLVLLFVETTDVLFAADSIPAVLAVTRDPFIVYTSNVFAILGLRSLYFALAGMMELFHYLHYGLSAILIFIGVKMLISNYYHIHIAIALGVVAGVLAISIALSLMFPKSKKTVQSH; encoded by the coding sequence TTGAACCAGCTGATCTTCTGGGTGCTGTTCAACATTTTCATTCTGCTAATGCTGACCCTCGACCTGGCGGTCTTCAACCGCCGGGCGCACTCAGTCGGATTTCGTGAAGCGCTCGGTTGGAGTGCATTCTGGATTTCGTTGGCAGCGGCATTTGCCGTAGGCGTGTACTTCTGGCGCGGACCCAACACCTCGCTGGAATTTGCAACCGGGTACCTGATTGAAGAGTCGCTCAGCGTTGACAATCTTTTTGTATTCCTCCTGATCTTCCGCTACTTCCGCGTGCCTGGCCAATACCAGCACAAGGTGCTCTTCTGGGGGATTATCGGCGCACTCGTACTCCGCGGGATTTTCATTCTGGCTGGAGTGGCGCTGATTCGCCGCTTTGAGTGGGTCATCTACATCTTCGGACTCTTTTTGATTTACACCGGCATAAAGCTCTTTCGGCAGCAAGAAACCGAAATTCATCCTGAGCAGAATCCGGTGCTAAAGACTTTCCGGCGCTGGATCCCGGTGACCAAGGACTATGTGAATGGAGAGTTCTTCGTTCGCCATCGTGGCCTCTATGCGACACCACTATTTCTCGTGCTGCTGTTCGTCGAAACCACCGATGTACTGTTTGCCGCCGACTCCATCCCTGCGGTGCTGGCGGTCACGCGCGATCCCTTCATCGTCTATACGTCGAACGTCTTCGCCATCCTGGGGCTGCGTTCTCTTTATTTCGCCTTGGCGGGAATGATGGAACTGTTCCACTACCTGCACTATGGACTATCGGCCATCCTGATTTTTATTGGAGTAAAGATGCTGATCTCCAACTACTACCACATTCACATCGCTATCGCGCTGGGAGTGGTAGCCGGAGTTTTGGCGATCTCGATTGCGCTGTCGTTAATGTTCCCCAAAAGCAAAAAGACAGTTCAGAGCCATTGA
- a CDS encoding M28 family peptidase has translation MRPTSVILILTFCASLAHAIQTGSKTAHPRGKAANISDTTPSSARINPTRAMQYVREVVQIGSRPVGSTGHKMTQAYIHSRLHGDQVEEDVFTADTPAGKFEMRNIIAKYPGTKDGIIVIAGHYDTNYPLKNYVGANDGGSSTGLLLELANHFRGKKRDGYAVWLVWTDGEEAIQKWSPTDSLYGSRHLAAKWQQEGTLKTIKAFLLLDMIGDADLNIDRDLNSTPWLEDLVYQAAGALGFQSHFFARTTQIDDDHLPFARLQVPVADIIDLDYGYHNVFHHSSEDTLDKLSPTSLEIVGNTVLETVRLLDRR, from the coding sequence GTGAGACCCACAAGTGTCATCCTGATCCTGACATTCTGCGCTTCCCTTGCCCATGCAATCCAAACTGGATCAAAAACTGCACACCCACGCGGGAAGGCGGCCAACATTTCCGACACAACTCCTTCTTCGGCCCGCATCAATCCAACGCGAGCCATGCAATATGTCCGCGAGGTAGTGCAGATCGGTTCACGTCCTGTGGGTAGCACCGGTCACAAGATGACCCAGGCGTATATCCATTCCCGGCTCCACGGGGACCAGGTGGAGGAGGATGTTTTCACCGCTGACACTCCGGCCGGAAAATTCGAGATGCGCAACATCATTGCGAAGTACCCCGGCACAAAAGACGGAATCATCGTCATCGCCGGACACTACGACACGAATTATCCGCTGAAGAACTATGTCGGCGCGAACGATGGTGGCTCCTCGACCGGACTGCTGCTTGAACTCGCCAACCACTTCCGGGGAAAGAAACGCGACGGATACGCAGTGTGGCTGGTCTGGACAGATGGGGAAGAAGCAATACAGAAATGGAGTCCGACGGATAGCCTCTATGGAAGCCGTCATCTGGCTGCAAAATGGCAGCAGGAGGGAACCCTGAAAACGATTAAGGCATTCTTATTGCTGGATATGATCGGCGATGCCGATCTGAATATCGACCGCGATCTGAATTCAACGCCCTGGCTGGAGGACCTGGTATACCAGGCTGCGGGCGCATTGGGCTTTCAGTCCCATTTTTTTGCGCGCACCACGCAGATTGATGACGACCACCTGCCGTTCGCGCGTCTGCAGGTTCCCGTCGCTGACATAATCGATTTGGACTACGGATACCATAACGTATTTCACCATAGCTCAGAAGACACCCTCGATAAGTTGAGCCCCACGAGTTTGGAAATCGTGGGCAACACTGTGCTGGAGACGGTCAGACTGCTCGATCGCAGGTGA
- the htpX gene encoding zinc metalloprotease HtpX yields the protein MNTFKTALLLTAMTLFLLFIGQYFGGQRGMVMALIFAGFMNFISYFFSDKIALMASGARPISPQQAPRVYQIVQRLTQKTGTPMPKLYMIPTESPNAFATGRNPRHASVAVTQGILELLNDEELEGVLAHELGHVRNRDILISSVAATLAGAITFLARMGFWFGGSRDDRNRGGGGAIGLIMLILAPLAAMLIQLAVSRSREYEADATGARTTGNPYALASALAKIDAYSRRVPMVASPSTAHLFIIQPLLGMNFGNLFSTHPPVAKRIERLTGRPANLQA from the coding sequence ATGAACACCTTCAAGACAGCACTGCTGCTGACCGCCATGACCCTTTTCCTGCTCTTCATCGGTCAGTACTTCGGTGGACAGCGTGGGATGGTGATGGCTCTGATTTTTGCCGGGTTTATGAATTTCATTTCCTATTTTTTCTCTGACAAGATTGCCCTCATGGCGTCCGGCGCCCGCCCTATTTCGCCCCAGCAGGCTCCTCGCGTTTACCAGATCGTCCAGCGTCTGACTCAAAAGACCGGCACGCCGATGCCGAAGCTCTACATGATTCCCACCGAATCTCCCAATGCCTTTGCTACCGGTCGCAACCCCCGGCACGCATCGGTCGCCGTTACCCAGGGCATTCTCGAATTGCTCAACGATGAAGAACTGGAAGGCGTGCTGGCGCACGAGCTGGGACATGTCCGTAATCGCGACATCCTCATTTCGTCGGTTGCCGCTACTCTTGCCGGCGCCATTACGTTTCTGGCGCGCATGGGATTCTGGTTTGGAGGTAGCCGCGACGATCGTAATCGCGGAGGTGGCGGTGCGATTGGACTTATCATGCTTATCCTCGCCCCACTGGCGGCCATGCTGATTCAGTTGGCTGTCTCGCGCTCGCGCGAGTACGAAGCCGATGCCACCGGCGCTCGCACCACGGGAAACCCTTATGCCCTCGCCAGCGCTTTGGCCAAAATCGATGCCTATTCCCGTCGTGTACCCATGGTGGCTTCGCCTTCTACCGCACACCTTTTCATCATTCAGCCGCTGCTCGGCATGAATTTCGGCAACTTGTTTTCCACTCATCCTCCCGTGGCCAAGCGTATCGAACGGCTCACCGGCCGGCCGGCGAACCTGCAAGCTTAG